A section of the Bradyrhizobium oligotrophicum S58 genome encodes:
- a CDS encoding M16 family metallopeptidase: protein MGVEVTKLPTGLTVVTDTMPHLETAALGVWAGVGGRDEKADEHGISHLLEHMAFKGTTTRSAREIVESIEAVGGDLNAGTSTETTAYYARVLKADVPLALDVLADILANPSFVPEELEREKNVIVQEIGAAQDTPDDVVFEHLNELCFPDQPMGRSLLGTAKTLEAFDRDKLHGYLSTHYRGPDMVVAAAGAVDHQRVVEDVTKRFASFNGGPAPKPLPAAFGKGGSRVVHRDLEQAHLTLALEGVPQADPSLFSLQVFTNILGGGMSSRLFQEVRENRGLCYSVYTFHAPYSDTGFFGLYTGTDPADAPEMMEVVVDIIGNAVETLGEAEVARARAQMKAGLLMALESCSARAEQLARHILAYGRPQTLQEMIDKIEAVSVESTRDAARALLARSKPAVVALGSGRGLDTAVTFAEGLTGPKSKAQLH, encoded by the coding sequence ATGGGCGTGGAAGTCACCAAGCTGCCGACGGGGCTGACGGTCGTCACCGACACGATGCCGCATCTGGAGACCGCGGCGCTCGGCGTCTGGGCCGGGGTCGGCGGCCGCGACGAGAAGGCGGACGAGCACGGCATCTCGCATCTCCTTGAGCACATGGCGTTCAAGGGGACGACGACGCGCAGCGCGCGCGAGATCGTCGAGTCGATCGAGGCCGTGGGCGGTGATCTCAATGCCGGCACCTCGACCGAAACCACGGCCTATTACGCGCGCGTGCTGAAGGCCGACGTCCCGCTGGCGCTCGACGTGCTCGCCGACATCCTCGCCAATCCCTCGTTCGTGCCTGAGGAGCTGGAGCGCGAGAAGAACGTCATCGTGCAGGAGATCGGCGCGGCGCAGGACACGCCCGACGACGTCGTGTTCGAGCACCTCAACGAGCTCTGCTTTCCGGACCAGCCGATGGGCCGCTCGCTGCTCGGCACCGCCAAGACGCTCGAGGCGTTCGACCGCGACAAGCTGCACGGCTATCTCTCGACGCATTATCGCGGACCCGACATGGTCGTGGCCGCCGCCGGCGCCGTCGACCACCAGCGGGTGGTCGAGGACGTGACCAAGCGATTCGCGAGCTTCAATGGCGGGCCGGCGCCGAAGCCGCTGCCGGCTGCGTTCGGCAAGGGCGGCTCGCGGGTCGTGCATCGCGACCTCGAGCAGGCGCATCTGACCTTGGCGCTGGAAGGCGTGCCGCAGGCTGATCCGTCGCTGTTCTCGCTGCAGGTGTTCACCAACATCCTCGGCGGCGGCATGTCGTCCCGGCTGTTCCAGGAGGTGCGCGAGAACCGGGGGCTCTGCTACTCCGTCTACACGTTCCATGCACCCTACAGCGACACCGGCTTCTTCGGGCTCTACACCGGGACGGATCCGGCCGACGCGCCCGAGATGATGGAGGTCGTGGTCGACATCATCGGCAACGCCGTGGAAACACTCGGCGAGGCGGAGGTGGCGCGCGCGAGGGCGCAGATGAAGGCCGGGCTTCTGATGGCGCTGGAGAGCTGCAGCGCCCGCGCCGAGCAGCTCGCGCGTCACATCCTGGCCTATGGCCGGCCGCAGACCTTGCAGGAGATGATCGACAAGATCGAAGCCGTCAGCGTCGAGAGCACGCGCGATGCGGCGCGCGCGCTGCTGGCACGCAGCAAGCCTGCAGTGGTCGCGCTCGGCAGCGGCAGGGGTCTGGACACGGCGGTGACTTTCGCCGAAGGTCTGACCGGGCCGAAGTCGAAGGCCCAGCTGCATTGA
- a CDS encoding F0F1 ATP synthase subunit B family protein, which produces MHLLADPETWVAIAFVILMGLFAYLGVHRMLLKALDNRSERIRSELAEAKRLKEEAAKVLADYKTRRASAEREAEEIVTSAKAEAERIAAEAKAKMEDFVSRRTKSAESKIALAEAQALADVRAAAADAAVQAAATVLSQSVKGSVGEDLVAKGIAEVGRKLN; this is translated from the coding sequence ATGCATTTGCTCGCTGATCCGGAAACCTGGGTTGCGATTGCCTTCGTGATCCTGATGGGCCTGTTCGCCTATCTCGGTGTCCACCGCATGCTCCTGAAGGCGCTCGACAATCGCAGCGAGCGCATCAGATCCGAGCTGGCGGAGGCCAAGCGGCTCAAGGAAGAGGCGGCCAAGGTGCTCGCCGATTACAAGACCCGCCGCGCCAGCGCCGAACGCGAGGCCGAGGAGATCGTCACCAGCGCGAAGGCGGAAGCCGAGCGCATCGCGGCGGAGGCCAAGGCCAAGATGGAAGACTTCGTCTCCCGTCGCACCAAGTCCGCCGAGAGCAAGATCGCCCTCGCCGAGGCCCAGGCGCTCGCCGATGTCAGGGCCGCCGCGGCAGACGCTGCCGTCCAGGCCGCCGCGACCGTGCTGTCGCAGTCGGTCAAGGGCAGCGTCGGCGAAGACCTGGTCGCCAAGGGGATTGCGGAAGTCGGCCGCAAGCTGAACTGA
- a CDS encoding F0F1 ATP synthase subunit C, with the protein MDPVAAKYIGAGIACIGMGGAGAGIGIIFGNYLSAALRNPSAAQGQFGNLIFGFAVTEALGIFSLLIALLLLYAV; encoded by the coding sequence ATGGATCCGGTTGCAGCGAAGTACATTGGCGCGGGCATTGCCTGCATCGGCATGGGTGGCGCGGGTGCCGGCATCGGCATCATCTTCGGCAACTACCTGTCGGCCGCTCTGCGTAATCCGTCCGCCGCTCAGGGCCAGTTCGGCAACCTGATTTTCGGCTTCGCCGTGACCGAAGCGCTCGGCATCTTCTCGCTGCTGATCGCGCTGCTCCTGCTGTACGCCGTCTAA
- a CDS encoding GNAT family N-acetyltransferase codes for MALFRLPSSGPAALAPRGNGLLLRAPQMADYAQWASLRDISRDYLTPWEPIWPSDDLTRSGFRRRLRRYAEDISADRSYPFIVFREQDGAMLGGITLANVRRGIVQAGTIGYWMGQPHAHHGYMTAALRLLLPTLFGELNLHRVEAACIPTNTPSIRVLEKCGFTREGLARRYLCINGVWQDHYLYGLLHEDFRG; via the coding sequence ATGGCCCTGTTTCGCTTGCCGTCCAGCGGACCGGCCGCGCTCGCCCCGCGCGGCAACGGCCTGCTGCTCCGCGCGCCGCAAATGGCCGACTATGCGCAGTGGGCCAGTCTGCGCGACATCAGCCGCGACTACCTGACGCCGTGGGAGCCGATCTGGCCGTCCGACGACCTGACGCGCTCGGGATTCCGCCGGCGGCTGCGGCGCTATGCCGAGGACATTTCGGCCGACCGCTCCTATCCGTTCATCGTCTTCCGCGAGCAGGACGGCGCCATGCTCGGCGGCATCACCTTGGCCAATGTCCGCCGCGGCATCGTCCAGGCCGGCACCATCGGCTACTGGATGGGCCAGCCTCACGCTCATCACGGCTACATGACGGCGGCGCTGCGGCTGCTGCTGCCGACCTTGTTCGGCGAGCTCAATCTGCACCGGGTCGAGGCGGCCTGCATCCCGACCAATACACCGTCGATTCGCGTGCTGGAGAAGTGCGGCTTCACCCGGGAGGGGTTGGCGCGGCGCTATCTCTGCATCAACGGAGTCTGGCAGGACCATTACCTCTATGGCCTTCTGCATGAGGATTTCAGGGGCTAG
- a CDS encoding F0F1 ATP synthase subunit B family protein: protein MAESHGGAKVGETKGGEAKGTASAHTEADGGHGFPPFSKETFPSQIVSLVIAFVALYVIVSRVALPKVGGVIDARQKSIDGDLAEAQRLKDESEAAMKAYESELATARSRAQAIGAETREKLAASSDAERKALEDSLAAKLAAAEKSIATTRATAMSNVRGIAADAASAIVQQLTGKAPTAKTVQAAVDASLKGTA, encoded by the coding sequence GTGGCTGAAAGTCATGGTGGTGCCAAGGTTGGCGAAACCAAGGGCGGCGAGGCCAAGGGCACCGCAAGCGCCCATACGGAGGCCGATGGCGGGCATGGGTTTCCTCCCTTCTCGAAGGAAACCTTTCCCTCCCAGATCGTCTCGCTGGTGATCGCCTTCGTGGCGCTGTACGTGATCGTCTCGCGTGTGGCGCTGCCAAAGGTCGGAGGCGTCATCGACGCCCGCCAGAAGTCGATCGACGGCGACCTGGCTGAAGCGCAGCGGCTGAAGGATGAATCCGAAGCCGCGATGAAGGCCTATGAGAGCGAGCTGGCGACGGCCCGCTCCCGCGCCCAGGCGATCGGGGCCGAGACCCGCGAGAAGCTCGCGGCAAGTTCGGACGCCGAACGCAAGGCGCTGGAAGACAGCCTCGCGGCCAAGCTGGCCGCCGCCGAGAAGTCCATCGCCACCACGCGGGCGACCGCAATGAGCAATGTCCGCGGCATCGCTGCGGATGCGGCCAGCGCGATCGTGCAGCAGCTCACCGGCAAGGCCCCCACGGCCAAGACGGTCCAGGCTGCGGTCGATGCATCGTTGAAGGGAACAGCCTGA